A window of Kribbella sp. NBC_00382 genomic DNA:
CGCGAACGCCCTGTGCGCCCAGCTGATCCTGCTGAACGCCGAGGACCCGAAGGCGGACATCTCGCTGTACATCAACTCCCCCGGCGGATCCGTGTCGGCCGGGCTGGCGATCTACGACACGATGAACTTCATCAGCAACGATGTCGCGACGTATGCGATGGGGCTGGTTGCCTCGATGGGTCAGGTGTTGCTGGCGTGTGGGGCGGAAGGTAAGCGGTATTCACTTCCGCACGCCCGGATCATGATGCACCAGCCGACCGGTGGGATGGGTGGGACGGCGACGGACATCAAGATCCAGGCGGAGCAGTCGGTACTGGCCAAGAAGGACCTGGCTCGGTTGCTGAGTGTGCGGACCGGGCAGCCGGTCGAACGGATCGAGGAGGACTCCGACCGCGACCGCTGGTTCACCCCCGAGCAGGCCCTCGACTACGGAATCATCGACAAGGTCCTCCAGCAACCGGCGCCTGCGCTCACCTAGGCCCGGGCGAGGCCACACGGCCTAGGTGAGCACCGCAGTGTCCGGC
This region includes:
- a CDS encoding ClpP family protease, which encodes MCHGQIPGTQPRAAATLDSMSETTAPNALDNHIYQRLLWQRIVVLGDEIKDENANALCAQLILLNAEDPKADISLYINSPGGSVSAGLAIYDTMNFISNDVATYAMGLVASMGQVLLACGAEGKRYSLPHARIMMHQPTGGMGGTATDIKIQAEQSVLAKKDLARLLSVRTGQPVERIEEDSDRDRWFTPEQALDYGIIDKVLQQPAPALT